The Drosophila innubila isolate TH190305 chromosome 2R unlocalized genomic scaffold, UK_Dinn_1.0 1_C_2R, whole genome shotgun sequence DNA window AACTGTCATCCAAGTGAAGTACCGCAAATCGTTACACTCTCAACATCAGCTCGATGCTTCAACTCGAGTTGCTGTCTTAGACTTAAACGCAATCTAAGGACCAAGTCCAATAATATGTCAATCTCGAACATTGGCTAAATGGCACTACACATTGTactttctgttgttgttgttattggggGACatctaatgaaattaaatgtatcAAAGACAGACAaccaacaaatgcaacagaaGCTGTGAGTTCTCAGTTGGAGTTGAAGCTTGAAATTGTGAACTGACCAATACACTTGAGTGATTGAACATCAGGAGAGAAGTTCAGAGGCTGGGATGGGAGAAAGGAAAGAAGGAAAGAAGGAAAGGAGGAGGCAGTGGGGCAGTAAGTGAGAGAATGTCCCAAGACTGTAAGGTACGTGACTAGGAACATTATTGTTTGCTTATCTACACTTAATTGCTTCTGGCTACACTTAATAATATGGTATTGCACACATtcttacaaacacacacacacacacacacacacacacacacacacacacacacacacatacacacaagaGGCAcaacgtcatcgtcatcgtcttcGACTCATTGTGGTGGCCGTGGCAAAGTTCTCTGTCCGCCTCCTGCTACAacttgtcgtcgtcgttgtcaaGGGGGAGGTAGCTAGGTAGTTAGagcagatagagagagagagaaaaaaagagagagggggaaCAGGGGGGCATGTGCAGAGCCGCCTTGGCCGCATTGTTTGTTCGAGTTTTTCACTCAGCGTtggtcgtcgtcatcatcagcaattctttcctcttcttctttcattttattcaactcGAGATTTGTTGCACCATAAAAAGGGCTTCTCGGAGATTTCATGTTGTGGCTACCACATCCATGCCCCATTCCCAGACAAGTCATGACAGCAACGAGCTGGACTATTTGATGTCCgttcttcgtcttcttcttttttttctcttctcttctcttcttttctttcaattttgtaGCATGAAAAATTTCATTGGAATTGGTTTTTATTGTGGGCTTGTTTTGATGGATTTTTCGGTAGGTACAAATTGTATGCCGCTAATGGAGTATGTGGCACTTGTCcgtgtctctctgtctctgtctctgtctttgtgTGGGTAGCTGAGTAGATTTTGTGGGGTTTCGATTTCGTTATTCTTTTCCGACAAGGATcattaactcaaaaaaaaaaaatccaaaaagaGGTGTCAGTTACTCTAAGGCAACATATAAAAAGGTTATACTAGAAGGAAAGTCTATAAATTGGCCTATATGAATAGTGGAAGTAATGAGAAATTTGCTTCTTTTTATTAAGGTCGCCATATTATATGAATCTCTTGATCCGCACACAGGGGcgtatttagaaaaattaatttatttaacttaatgcacaatttgagaaaaatataaataatgcaatatCTTAATGattgcataatttaattattgtgaaGTGGTTATCGCAAAAAATACCTGTTTTTCCGgtgtttgaatttaatattaaattataatcttCATTTTGTATCTGTTACTTTTCGTATAAACTTTTAATGCCGtctagtttaatttaatgctcATTAGTTGATTTTAAACCTTCGAGTCGAGCAAACGCATATTcggaaaaaaatgattttaaaattttggaagGCGAAAAACCTGCATCAATCTCTTCTTCCTATATCGTACATCTCGTTCTTCAGCGTAGCTCTTTTTCGACTTAACATAAATAAGGATAAATATGTGCGTGTCTCACCATACTCCTTTGTGCCTGGAATTCTGCAATATTTGTATCAAGTATTATGCGTTATTAATTTTCCCTTGGTCTCTCCGGTAAAGACAGCTACAGGAATCTTTGTCATGTCCACAATCATAGCATTCACCATCTTCATGCGTCAAAAACTGGTCAGGatcatacaaaatattatcgTTGTGGATGAGATCTTTGTGCGTCTTGGCAAAAAGTTGAATTATCATCGCATTTTTTggttcaatttttgtatgtCGATGGGAATAGTGATATACTACGTGAGCAGTTTGTGTTTCGGTTTTTATCTTGTGCGAAATGACATAAGTTGGGAAATCGTTCATTTGCTTGTGAGCATTATTCTACCACATCTGAACATGCACATAATGCTATTGATATACATCTGCATAACACGCTTGGTGAAGAGGCGATTCAGCATGATCAACGAGGTAAGTAgacttaacaatttaattaacaccTGTAACTCAGTGACAACAAGCGTTAGTGACCAAAAGATCGGTGAAGAAATATCAAACTGTCGAAGTTAATTACTGACAAAGACGAACATTTTTTTCACAGATTCTCCAGGACATTCTAGATGCCTATAAAGCGCATAACACCGTCTTGGAGATATCGTCAATGCATACGGTGGTTAATGTTACCTCGATCGTACGCCAGGTTCCTGAGAATGCCATTAAACATGTATCCACCATACAAAATCTCTTATGCGATGTTTGCCAAACTATCGACGAGTATCTCAGCTATAATTTGTTGATTGTTATAACTGTATTGGGTTGCAATACCGTGTTTGAATACTATTCTTTAAAATCGGCTAAGACATTTGATATTactgagtttaatttttttataattgaagtTGCGTTCTCAATTCTGCTCATATTTCTTGTTGTGGAGGTTGGAAGTAGTACTATTAGTAAAATCAGTACTACCACCGATATTGTCCCAAAGATTCTTAATATAACCGATGATCTGGAAGTAAGGGATCGCCTGTTCCGTCTATCCACACAGTTGACTCTTCGGAAAGTCAGATTCACTATCTCAGAACTGTTTAAATTGGATCGTAGTCTTTTAGTAGCGGTTTGTATGACAATAACATATAGTAATggttcaaattcaaatttttgttcttttataaTTGCAGATAATTGGCAGTGTCgcctattttatttataaaatcgaTTCTCAggttttaaattagtttaatatatttaaattttgtataatttatttttctctttcgtTGCAATTCACAATTACCAAAAGTgttctttttattgttaaaatttaagtatttaattatataaatttaataaaattgtttgttattttaaaagtatgctttttattttttaacagacTTGTTTTTTgggatttatatatatgttttatcttcaaaataaaatttttcacgTTTTGtttgaactattttttttgtcgtcAAACAACTTGTTCTTCTCAGATGAGTTGATTGCAAATGTTGATCCTAAACTTTAGATTCGAACAAACGTCTATTCGAAGACAAAATAGTAgctctattacctctatttcgACTTAAGATAAATAAGAGCTTCATAAAATtacgattaaaataatatgtatggTATGTTAATTCTACTATTATCGACATAATTAATACGACAGTCTGCGCTTGTGACGAAAAAACCGCGAAGTAAGCAATAATACagaatataatgaaaaatccAAACTTGTTTTATATTAGCAAAATGCATCTTataacaatttgaataataataacaaagtcaaaaaagCGAAGCGTAGaaggcaaacatttttttaaaatttcttgatCTAAAAACtagattattttattatttattattttgatcacATTTTTCGCAGTTTGGCTATTgttatgaatttatttcttaaaatgaaGTTCAAGCTTAGTAATGAAATCAACAGTTTCTTTACTATTGAAATTGTGATCgcagttttgtttataattcttattttggaGGCCAGCAGTAAAACCATTGATAAAAGCAGCAGTACCGGCGCAATTGTTCCAAAGATTCTTAGAATGAAAGTTTTTCTTCTAACTGTCATTGCAATCTTCATACTTAAATACACCACATTGATTTCAAGTTCGATTCATCATATCCAGTTCGGTTATATTTTACCTATTTGCCACGCCTTcttttgtggcatgcaacgaaTGTTAATAACAGTCTTTCGGTGCAAAATACACGCACAAAATCAAACCACACGTAACATCTTTTACTCTTGGACAGTTTACCCCTCCTCGTACTGTTACCCTCATCCTCATTCTCACCCTCTTTCTCTATTCCCCCCGGTTGAGCGCTCTTTTCTCTCAGTCATCAATCTTGAGTGCTAATTGTTACGAGTTTTCCACCCCTCCCTTCTACGTATTTTTCCTTGCCTGTTTTGGACAATTTCTCAGCTATGGAAACTGGAAAATTCCTCACAGTTGTGCTGTGAATAGAACTCAAAATGACAATTGCTAATTTTGGTGATtcgtttttttctctctctctctctcaatcttCTCTGCCCTATCGGTAGCTGCAATTAGGGGGCGTGTCACCGCCCGGAAGTGCGTGACTTGCAATGGTTGACGCCCATGAACTGTCTTGagcatgtgtgagtgtgtgtaagtagtatatgtgtgtaaattGGAAAATGCCAGTGGGAAAATGTGATTGTGTTGAAAAACTCAAATAATAGAACCAATAAACATTTCATTGATAGGACTCAGCATATGCCAAAATTTCAACTCAAACccagaaaaagaaaactccCTACAAGGCCCCCATTCCACAGTTCTAATAACATATGGATCCAAGGCGCTTGGAAGAGTTTTCCTTTCGGATTTGAGGGAGTAAGTTCCAGAAATAAACCggatattattgttgctgttgcttttcttttggttCTCAAACATTTCTCTACATTTCAACTTCAATTGTTTGGCATACAAATACTTTACCAATAGTTCTTGACATTTCGCCGGAAATACAATGCCAAAGGAGTGTAGCTAAAGTGAGACAGCATCAATATGCCTCTCTTACTCACTCTCTCACTTCATATTAGTAATTTAACGTCTTTTAGAGTCACAgttcaaaatgttgttttagttttccATACCtgcaataaaagaaaataaattatttaacttttgtttGCATAAAAGGAGAATTATAGGCAAAGAAAGAGAGGAGAGATAGCTATAGAGAGTGTGAGGGAGTGCATTGTTGTTCCATTCCACGTTCCAACTTTCTAGTTGTTCACCTGGCCAGACATCTGTGTGTCGCAATcaaaacaagaacaataagCCAGACCTTCCCCTCTCTAGATTGGCCATACTTCTCCCCAATGCCCCCTCGTAATCCCACGCAAGTCCTGGCGATTAACCGAACCGCACTGAAAATTGCAGCCGAAAAAAGAATGCAGATAACAACAAGAGATAACAggcagaagcaacagcaacagcaacaacaacaacgatgacaTTAACAAAAGAGACGACGAAATGTGGGCACAAAATGCGAGTAAAACAATTCCAATTAAAAGCGATAGGCCCACAAAAATGCAGGAGGGTAGAGCGTAGAGATTGAGAGTGAGAGGGGGTAGGGGTGTGCTGAAGGGTGGCagctaaaaatacaaacaaaaataaaggaaaatgcACGCATATCAAAAGGCTAACGGCAAGGGCCAAGTCAAAAAGTTAACGCAGCCCTGAGGACTGCAGTTACCTCAGACTGACAGATAGACAGTCGGACGAACGGACAGAcaactatataaatacatgGATGAGATTAAGGTCcaaaaaacttgttaaaaCACACCACACAAGTCAAAGGGTTAAGCTGCACACGTAAGGACTTAAAGTATACCCTACGAAAGTCATAGTAAATATacattaagcaaaaaaatattcaatatccAATAAAATCTATTGTTGAgatatgttattaaaaatctattaaaatctCTAAAAATAAATCCTTTGTTTTCCATGTACACATATACCTCATCTATCCAGAACTACGAGGTATAAAAAAGAGCACAGTGTAAAACGTAAGTGGAAAATGCAGCGTGTATGTATAGGAAAAGAAGGGGCGGtgaaaacaaatgttaaactCCCACGATGTCAATACACTGCGCGAAATTGCAATCCACCCTAAGCATTGATTCAAAATCCCGCGTCGGAAAAGTGCTGTAACCCCTCGTAAGGTAGACTCAATGATGCTTAAGCCGTAGCTAACGTTATTGAACACCGTgtactctgtgtgtgtgtgtgtgtgcgagtgtggaGGGCGTGGCAACGCCTACATTTGCCTGACAGAATAACCCGTTCTCGTCATAGCGGTCAATCAGTTTACGACAATAACAACTTTTGAAGGGTTAACACGTGGTTCATATCCACATCCCCAGTCACATCCATCTATCCATCTACATGGACACGTGCTTGTGTGCCACACAGGAGGAAGCAGAGGAGGGGGGTTGTAGAGTCTAGGGGATTGAGAGAGTCTCATCAGCTTTTCGGTTAGGCATTTTGTATATTCAATTAGCCCCCGGTTTgtccttctcctccttctcATCCTTCAGCTCGTTCTCATTCTCGTATACTTCCGGTGTCCGCCTCGCGGTAGCTGCAGTAGGCGCTACCTTACGGGGCTGCCCACTTGTTTGCATTTCTGATGCAATTTGTGGCTGCAAcgcttttgttattgctacATGCCACATATCGCACACCGTACCACGATCTGCCCCAGCGAGTGGTCCGAAATTGTGTGGCGTGTCGTGTCCATTAACACCTTTGATGGCCATAATACATATTCATTAATTCGCAATACTAAGGGAGATTTGCAGGTGATGTGGACGGCACGGCACGACAAGGTTACGGCTTAACTAAGGGTTACAATTGACCCACACCGAGGGAAGGAGTAGATTACGCTAAGGGTGCTGTCTATAATTGCATAGAAAACTCATTTGATTAACTCATAAAAAGATGAAAGATTGGGGAAATTTAGtgaatacaatataatttagaACTTTTACTTTAACCGTGCCATGTTATACAAGTAAAGAACAGTCATATTTTGAAGTTCTTGGAATGAAAAGCAAATACTCTctcttttttcatttattttaaaaataaaaatgagataATAAGTACACTTTAAGCATAAATGACCAGATATAATAAGTACACTTTAAGCATAAATGACCAGATATAATAAGTATGTATCTGAAAGGGTATTAAATCTTTTACAAAATGAAGATAGTTATTCCATTCTGTAAGCGTTAAAATAATAGTACTTATGGCAACCACAACCTCAAAATGTTGCCACAAATTAAACGCCACCTTCAAAAAAAGGTTATCAGAGACTAAACGCAACTGATTGACTCTGGCAATGTCAGTCTACACCCACAAAAAGGGGGCTAGGACAGTGGGCAAAGTATGGTCACCTTTTTGTCTTACACATTAGTTAAAGCTTgcggcaataacaacaactacaaccaacTGACAACTTGCAATAACACAACAAAACACTTAAGCAGAACACTTTTAATTTCACAGTTGCCCTGACAACTCGATGGAAAACCCCTTTTTCGGAAGTGCTTCCCTCTTCCTCCCAGACAACCAACCATCCAACTAACATTGCTGGCGGGGGCGAAGACGAGAACTTGAAACTGATGCCCGGCACGTGGACATGACGGAAGAACATGAGGATGAAGATGACGATGGCCGCAGGAgaggaataaaatttttggatGAGActgacaaaacaaagcaacattTTGATGGGGTGTAGAAAAGGAATCGGGAAGGGCAAAAACATATTCCGCActatttaaatgtgatttgTAAGAGTGGGCAGCAGCAGGGGAAGAGAGACCAGGGATAGGGTGGGGGGTGGCACACCCAGCACGGCACGCGCACAAATTAGTGAGCAGCAAGATATGAAAAGCGAGTCTCGTGCCAAGTAAgaaatacagcaacaacagcaacaacaacaacaacaacatgaagcACAGTgaagaacaataacaatgcgtataatcaaaattaacataacaatgcaacaacaacaactacagcagaaagtgttgctgtggcagagtaaaaaaaatgaaataaagccGCAGTGAAATGAATTTGTATCGCAAGAACTTGAAATTTACTTCCCATCACCATCACCGTCgccttcgtcgtcgtcgtcgtcgtcgtcaaaTAACAATGCCAAGACCCACAGAGAACTGAGCCCATAATGAAAGGGTAAGCCTCTGAGCCAGGGGACAGCTTGTAGAGCAGCGGAGTTGCGCTGCAAAGAggggaagcagcagcagccaaacGAACCCATTAAAACGTGAAAGAACCAGCCAGTGAGCATCgtttttttccatttcttaGCTCACATTCAAACACAGCGTACAtatcagagaactgcaacgggttagagatgttcgatcagactcgaacattgactcgtactcgttgtgattttttcactttgttcaagcgatcggagcggatcgttcgagctgagcgtttgattcgaacggtcagttcgaatcaactcgtccgcaatcatgctgatcgtttgtgagcgttcgtttcgatccaatcacgttcgagtagcaatgatcgaaatgatttttgagcgtttgtgagcgttcgtttcgatcgagtcacgagtcatgatcgaacttgctggttgatttgatttgattcatacccgttttgttcaaacgatcggatcaatcatcgagtcatactcgAGTTGACTCGTTTAGAAAATGTACAAGGCAGAGCGCGCACGTGGCAGCGTTTGCGCTTGCaatgatatgtatttatgcgcgtaaatatgtatataaatgcaatagtatttatgtttaagacgtttattgtaaaatttattacgggctgcgtatacatacgtacatacatacatgcaattacacatgcccataataaaataatagtattgtaatttttttaaagactggaaaaactatcaaactttaaattatttaaaataaattatacttttataatattaattaatttaattttttcattttacttttaattt harbors:
- the LOC117785697 gene encoding putative gustatory receptor 28a; the protein is MHIMLLIYICITRLVKRRFSMINEILQDILDAYKAHNTVLEISSMHTVVNVTSIVRQVPENAIKHVSTIQNLLCDVCQTIDEYLSYNLLIVITVLGCNTVFEYYSLKSAKTFDITEFNFFIIEVAFSILLIFLVVEVGSSTISKISTTTDIVPKILNITDDLEVRDRLFRLSTQLTLRKVRFTISELFKLDRSLLVAIIGSVAYFIYKIDSQVLN